A segment of the Methanofollis sp. genome:
TTGAGATCTGGAAAAAAACCGGAAAGACTGTGATCTTCGTGACGCACAGCGTCGACGAGGCAGTCTATCTCTCCGACAGGGTCGTCGTCCTCTCCCCGCGGCCATCCCGCGTGCAGGAGGTCATCCCCATCGAGGTGCCGCGGCCGCGTGACCGCACCAGTGCCGAGTTCGCGCAGGTGAGGAGGTACGTCCTCTCCCTGATCCAGGGAGGCGAAGAAGCCTCCCAGTAACCTTTATTAAGCAAAATAACCATGTTATAAAGCACTAACTTACGGCGAGGCGTTGTGAGGTATGGTACGAAAACCAGGAGTAATGTATAGAAATCTCGCCAAGAAGGCCTACACCCGGCGAGAATATATGGGCGGTGTCCCCGGCAGTAAGGTTGTTCAGTACGATATGGGCGACCCGAGTGGTTCTTTCCCTCTTGAGATCACCCTTGAAGTGCTCGAAGCCTGCCAGATCCGTCACTCCGCTCTTGAAGCGGCACGTATTAACATTAACAGGCGCCTGATGAAGGAGGTGGGACGTTCGAACTACTATCTCAAGCTCCGCACCTACCCCCACCATGTGCTTCGTGAGAACAAGCAGGCAACCGGCGCCGGTGCAGACCGTGTGTCAGAAGGTATGCGCCTTGCATTCGGCAAGGCCGTTGGCTCTGCCGCCCGTGTCACCCCGGGCCAGAAGGTCTTCACCGTCTGGACCAACCCGCAGTACACGGACAAGGCAAAGGATGCCCTCAAGCACGGCGGGTACAAGCTCCCTACGCCGACCCGCGTGGTTGTCTTCGAGTGAAGCAGGACGAAATTTTCTTCCTCTTCTTTTCTTTGCCGGAGGGGCGGCGGGAATGAGATATTTTTTTAGCGGCCCCTCCCCCATACTACTCAATGATAGAGAGAGCGGCATCCGGCCTTTCCGGGGCAGTCGCATCTGCTACCTATTCTGCGTTCCTGGAAGCCGAAACATCGATTCCGGCAGACGTACGGCGCGCCCTCGCACGGGCCCGCGACCGGGAACAGAGTGCAACCGCCCGCACCCAGTTTGAGAACATCGAGGAGAACATCAGGTATGCGGAGGAGCACGGGCTGCCGATATGCCAGGACACCGGCGTCCCGGTCGTCTATCTCACCATTCCCCCGACCGTGCCCTTCAGCCGCGACCTCTTCGACGCGGTCGCCGATGGAGTGAGGCGGGCGACACGCGAGGTTCCTCTCAGGCCGAACGTCGTCGACCCCCTCACCCGCGAGAACAGCGGCGACAACACAGGCGAAGGAATGCCCGCGGTCCATGTGATGCCCGGAGACGAGTTGACCGTCACCGTCCTCCCGAAGGGGGCCGGCGCGGAGAACTGTTC
Coding sequences within it:
- a CDS encoding fumarate hydratase, which translates into the protein MIERAASGLSGAVASATYSAFLEAETSIPADVRRALARARDREQSATARTQFENIEENIRYAEEHGLPICQDTGVPVVYLTIPPTVPFSRDLFDAVADGVRRATREVPLRPNVVDPLTRENSGDNTGEGMPAVHVMPGDELTVTVLPKGAGAENCSRVRMLLPSETGEIERFVAETALLAGGRPCPPVVLGVGIGSTFDGAAALAKEALLLPIDEMTSFEQEICDAVNALGIGPMGLGGDTTALAVKVKTGACHTASLPVAVNVQCWACRRATRRVEVAE
- a CDS encoding 50S ribosomal protein L16, with protein sequence MVRKPGVMYRNLAKKAYTRREYMGGVPGSKVVQYDMGDPSGSFPLEITLEVLEACQIRHSALEAARININRRLMKEVGRSNYYLKLRTYPHHVLRENKQATGAGADRVSEGMRLAFGKAVGSAARVTPGQKVFTVWTNPQYTDKAKDALKHGGYKLPTPTRVVVFE